A region of the Vibrio rumoiensis genome:
GTCGGCTCAGGTTACTTTAATGGAACCGAATACCAATAAAAAAACCAACCCTATGTGGCAGATTGATCACGCCGTTGCGATTGGCTATCAATTGGCCTCTCAACGTGTCGATGTTCAAGCGCATTGTTGGCAGCACCTCCCCTCGAAAATTTGTTTAGATAAGGATCTTTCAGCAGGCAGTGATGGCGAAGCGACATTGTCGGTGCAACAATTTTCATTTGATGAATTGGCGATATTTCTTCCACAAGATACTGAGATTAACGGTGAGCTAAACGTGAATGCTTGGTTGAAATGGGCGAATAATCAAGCCCCTCAAGTCAAAGTGAAAGTGGATATTTCCTCAGGCAATATTGTGCAGAAGCTGGATACACCACTCACCATTCCTTGGGACAAGATTCAATTATCGGCTAATTTGCAGAAAAATAAGCTCGATATGAGTTGGCTATTGGCATTAACCAATAATGGTCAAATTAAAGGCCAAGCCACCATTCCTAATGTTCAAGCTCAGCAGATGTCGATTGATGGTGACAATACTATCGAAGGCATTCATTTAGGTTTTTTACGACCTTTACTCGGAGAGCAAAACCGTCTTAATGCCAATGTGAATTCTAACCTTGATTTTAATGGGCCGATTTTAAACCCTAAAGTGTTGGGTAATTTTGATATTGAAGATTTCCAATTAGAAGGTCCGATGTTCCCTGTAGATATTCACCAAGGGGAAGTCAAAACGAAGTTTAGTGGCTATTCGGCGACCTTGAGTAGTGTATTAGAAACTGATGATGGTGATTTACAGTTACAAGGGGATGCTAATTGGGCGCAACGTGATAATTGGAATGCCCATTTAAGAGTTTTTGGGGATGAACTGAAAGTCGAATCTCCACCAATGGTGGCACTGAAGGTGAAGCCTGATTTAACCATTTCGATAACCCCTCAATTAGCCAAGATAACCGGTAATATTGATATCCCTTGGGGAAGGATATTGGTTGAAGATTTACCCGAGAGTGCGATAGGTGTATCCAAAGATGAAGTGATTCTTGATGAGAATTTAGAACCAGTAGAGGAGAATAATGGTCTTCCAATGGCATTGGAGAGCGATGTCACTATCAATATTGGTGATGATGTGAGCTTGTCCGCTTTTGGCTTAAAAGGTTATTTGGTGGGAAGTTTGAAAGTCTCTCAGAAAGATAAAGGTCCCTTTATTCTAGGCGAAGTGAGGATCGAAAAAGGCTACTACCAATCCTTTGGTCAAGATTTGATTATCCAAGAAGGTAAGATCTTGATGAATGGCCCTGCTGATCAACCTTATGTGGCGATTAAGGCGATCCGTAATCCAGAGAATACGCAAGACGATGTGATCGCTGGGATCCAAGTGAGTGGCCCTGCTGATGCACCTGAAGTGACGGTGTTCTCTGAGCCATCAATGTCACAAACGAATGCGCTATCTTATTTATTACGAGGCCGAGGGATTGAAGATGGGGCCGGAGGCAGTACCATGACGACGGCTTTAATTGGTTTGAGTTTAGCGAAAAGCGGTAAGTTAGTCGGGGAGTTGGGCGAAGCTTTTGGGGTTCAAGATTTACAATTAGGTACGGCTGGTTCTGGTGATGATTCTCAAGTAACCGTAAGTGGGTATATCGCTCCTGGCTTGCAAGTGAAATATGGTGTTGGGATCTTTAATGCGTTAGGGGAGTTTACCGTGCGTTATGAGTTACTCACCGATTTCTATGTCGAAGCGGTGACGGGGGTAGATAGTGCCGTCGATTTCCTTTACCAGTTTAGTTTTAATTGATGTCCTTAGGAAAGGAAGATGATGCAACATCAAGTGTTGGTTTACGGGACATTACGTCAAGGTGAGTCGAATCACCATTTATTATCTCACAGCCAATTTTTAGGCAAAGTTATCACGCAAGCGCAATTTCAATTATTTGATTTAGGGCCTTATCCTGCGGCGATAAAAGGTGAGCAAGCTTTAGTCGCAGAAGTTTATTTGGTTGATGACGAGACTATGAAGCAATTGGATATATTGGAAGATTATCCCCATGAATATGATCGAGAGTTAATCAATACGCCATACGGACACGCTTGGATATATCTATATCAAAACAAAAGCTTATTGAAGAAAGTGCTGCATTCTGGTGATTGGTGTCAACGTGGTGACCATTCTTTTGGCTAAAAAAGTGAACTGTCTTGTCGTTCAAGCGTATTTAACAGTACAGCAAATACGTTGTTATACTTAACAAGTCACCTTTATTGCTAATGGAGACAGACATGAAACAGATAAATGTAATGAAACAAGCCCTCGCAATATTTGCGCTATTGGTTGTGGCGGGTTGTGCATCTCATCATAGCGACACCCCAAACACTGCCGATAGTCAAGCATGGCAAAGTTATGGTGAGCAAACTGCCGCGAAAGGTTTGGTTGAACATAGCCAACATCAGCTTGCTAAAAGCTCGGCGAATTTAACGGATGAAGCTTATATGGCTTACCAAGAAGGTTATGCGACCGGACAAAAACAATATTGTAGCCAGAATGCTTCTTGGCTAGGTTCGACCGGACAGGCGTATCGAGGTATTTGCGATAATATCGATCCGTTTTTCCGCCAAGATTATATGGCAGGAGTTCAGTCTCATGCCGGAGGAATGTAGTGTTACTACTCGCTATTCATCCATAAAAAAAGAGCCCAGGACGGGCTCTTTTTTCATCATGAAAAAACGCTTATTTTTGTGCGCGTTGGTGAGATTCTAGAATCTCTTTACGTGCTGATGCAACATCTTCCCAGCCATCGACTTTGACCCACTTACCTTCTTCAAGGTCTTTGTAACGCTCAAAGAAATGAGTGATTTGAGATTTTAATAACTCAGGTACATCGTTGATGTCTTGAATATGATCGTATTCTTTAGACAACTTGCTGTGCGGTACCGCAATTACTTTCGCGTCTTCACCTGACTCATCGGTCATTTTAAGTACGCCAACCGGACGGCAACGAATCACAGAACCTGGCATGAGTGGAAAAGGTGTCGGAACCAATACATCTACTGGGTCACCATCTAGAGATAATGTGTCGTTCACATAACCATAGTTGCATGGGTAGAACATTGGTGCAGACATAAAGCGGTCAACAAACACTGCGCCGCTGTCTTTATCAACTTCATATTTAATTGGATCGGCATTCGCAGGGATTTCGATTACTACATATAAATCGTCTGGTAGTGATTTACCCGCAGGTACATTATTCAAGCTCATTGGGCTTCCTTTCTCGGTTTCGCTATCTTGGGATAACTTAGATTTAAAATTAACGTTTTGATTATACCGTGACTTGTAATGGACTTGTAAAGAACTTGGGTAAAATATGCGAAGGAAATTATGGCTAGCTAGGGCGACAAGAAGCAAAAGATAAGAGAAATAGGTTCCTCTTATCTTTATCCCTTACAAAGGCAAGCGGTTATTCTGGATATTGCTCTAAAAAGCTTTCCACTTTATTTACCATCAGTGGTGAGCCAACCACAAAAGGAACCCGTTGGTGCAATTCGGTGGGTTTTAAATCTAGGATGCGGTTTTTACCGTCGGTTGCTTTACCGCCAGCTTGCTCCATCAAAAAAGCCATCGGGTTACATTCATACAATAAACGCAGTTTACCATTTGGGTGACTTTCCGTGCTTGGGTAAAGATACACCCCGCCTTTTAATAAATTGCGATGAAAATCGGCTACCAAAGAACCAATATAACGCGAGGTATAAGGGCGATTATCTTCAGGCACATTTTCTTGGCAATATTTGATGTATTTTTTGATCCCAGTAGGAAAGCGAATGTAATTGCCTTCATTGATCGAATAGATGGTGCCAGTTTCAGGAATCATCATTTGTTCATGAGACAAACAAAAAACACCTAAGGATGGGTCATACGTAAAACCATGAACGCCATTGCCAGTAGTATAAACCAACATGGTCGATGAGCCGTAAATGATATAACCGGCCGCAACTTGTTTATGGCCAGGTTGTAAGAAATCTTCCTCGGTAGGCGGCGTACCAATTGGAGAGACGCGGCGATAAATAGAGAAGATGGTACCGACTGAAACGTTAACATCAATATTGGAAGAACCATCGAGTGGGTCCATCAATACGACATATTTGGCATTTTTATTGAGATCTTTATTAAAAGCGACCGCTTCATCTTCTTCTTCACTGGCCACGCCACACACCTGATCGCGCGCTTCTAGTGCCGCTTTGAATTTGTCATTGGCATACAGGTCGAGTTTTTGCTGTTCTTCTCCTTGAACATTTTCTGCGCCTACTGAACCGGTAATGTCGACTAATCCCGCTTTATTGATTTCACGGTTGACTATTTTGGCGGCCAATTTTATTGAGCCAAGTAAAGATGATAAATCACCACTTGCATGGGGAAAGTGATGTTGATTTTCTACGATAAATTCACCAAGCGTGCGCATGTTCGACATGATTTGTCCTTTTAAAGTGTCGTTAAGCGTAATAAAGCCTGTAAGGTTTAGGCTTATCGCATTGTAAGGTGGCAAACTTTTTAATGGTAATGAAGTAACTTGTGAAATTTCACAAATGTGACATTTGAAGTTTTCTAAAGGGTTACCTCGAAAATCAACCATACTTTTTCGCTGGTTTGAGGTACTATGCGGAATAATCGTACATTTATTTATAGACCCTATGGGCTGTTGACTTCACAGGAGTCACAGCCCTTAGCATTTAGGTTGGAAACACTGTTATGCATATTCATATTCTTGGTATTTGTGGCACTTTTATGGGTGGCGCTGCGGTTTTAGCTCGTCAGTTAGGGCATAAAGTCACGGGTTGTGATGCCAATGTTTATCCACCCATGAGTACATTGCTTGAATCTCAAGGTATTGAAATTATTGAAGGGTTTGATCCTGAACAACTAAACCCTGCACCTGATTTGGTGGTGATCGGTAATGCGATGAGCCGTGGTAATCCATGTGTTGAATATGTATTGAACAATAACCTTAAATACACGTCTGGACCGCAATGGCTACAAGAGTTTTTACTGCATGATCGTTGGGTTCTGGCGGTTTCTGGCACTCATGGTAAAACCACCGCATCCAGTATGTTGTCTTGGATTTTAGAAGATTGTGGCTACGCACCGGGCTTTTTAGTCGGTGGCGTGTTGGGTAACTTTGGCGTGTCGGCCCGTTTAGGTGAAAGCATGTTCTTTGTGGTGGAAGCCGATGAATATGACAGTGCTTTTTTCGATAAGCGTTCTAAGTTTGTGCATTACCACCCACGTACATTGGTGATGAACAATTTAGAGTTCGATCATGCGGATATCTTCGATGATCTGGAAGCGATTAAGCGCCAATTCCATCATTTAGTGCGTACAGTACCGGGCAATGGCCGAATTCTGTCACCAAGCAATGATGACGGCTTAAAAGATGTTATCAAGCGTGGTTGCTGGAGCGAATTAGAATACATTGGGGACGATGGCCATTGGAAAGCCGAGAAAGTGAAAAAAGATGGCAGTCACTTCCAAGTGTATTTAGATGGACAGCATCATGGCGATGTGGTGTGGGATTTAGTCGGCGATCATAATGTGAATAATGCTTTAATGGCGATTGCCGCCGCGCGTCATGTGGGCGTGACCCCCGATTTGGCTTGTGAAGCATTAGGCAAGTTCATCAATACTAAACGTCGTCTAGAGCTAAAAGGCGAAGTGAAGGGCATTAAGGTCTATGATGACTTTGCTCATCACCCAACCGCGATTGATCTCACTTTAGAAGGTTTACGTAATAAAGTCGGTGATAGCAAAATTATTGCCGTATTTGAGCCTCGTTCAAGTACTATGAAAATGGGCGTGCATAAGAAGACGTTAGCCGCCGCCTTTAAACATGCAGATCAAGTCTGCCTATATCAACCAAGTAACATTCAATGGTCGGTAGAAGAGGTGGCTCAGCAATGCCCACAACCAAGTTATGTCGATGACAATATTGACAGTTTTGTCGAGCATATCGTGGCGCAAGCGCAAACAGGTGATCAGATCTTAGTGATGAGTAACGGTGGCTTTGAAGGGATCCACGCCAAGTTATTACAAGCTTTACAGCAAAAATAGTAAAAAGATCATCATAAGCAAAAAGATCATGGTAGGTATAAAGATCACTATGATCCTTTTGCTTTGAATTTGTCTCTTTTTATTGAGGGAAATATTATGTCTCAATTGGTGGAAAAGAAGATCACGTTGGCGTTTACTGGCGCATCAGGTGCGCCTTATGGGTTGCGTTTGTTAGAGTGTTTGTTAGCCGCAGACTATACCGTTTATTTGCTCATCTCATCGGCTGCCCGTGTCGTGATGGCTACCGAGCATGATTTAAAACTGCCAAGTGGACCGGAAGCTGCGCAAAAAGCGTTGGTTGAACATCTTAATTGTCGCAGTGAGAAATTGGTGGTTTGCGGTAAAGAAGATTGGTTTTCTCCGGTAGCATCAGGATCGGCTGCGCCAAAACAAATGGTGGTCTGTCCGT
Encoded here:
- the ppa gene encoding inorganic diphosphatase, translated to MSLNNVPAGKSLPDDLYVVIEIPANADPIKYEVDKDSGAVFVDRFMSAPMFYPCNYGYVNDTLSLDGDPVDVLVPTPFPLMPGSVIRCRPVGVLKMTDESGEDAKVIAVPHSKLSKEYDHIQDINDVPELLKSQITHFFERYKDLEEGKWVKVDGWEDVASARKEILESHQRAQK
- the fbp gene encoding class 1 fructose-bisphosphatase; translation: MSNMRTLGEFIVENQHHFPHASGDLSSLLGSIKLAAKIVNREINKAGLVDITGSVGAENVQGEEQQKLDLYANDKFKAALEARDQVCGVASEEEDEAVAFNKDLNKNAKYVVLMDPLDGSSNIDVNVSVGTIFSIYRRVSPIGTPPTEEDFLQPGHKQVAAGYIIYGSSTMLVYTTGNGVHGFTYDPSLGVFCLSHEQMMIPETGTIYSINEGNYIRFPTGIKKYIKYCQENVPEDNRPYTSRYIGSLVADFHRNLLKGGVYLYPSTESHPNGKLRLLYECNPMAFLMEQAGGKATDGKNRILDLKPTELHQRVPFVVGSPLMVNKVESFLEQYPE
- the mpl gene encoding UDP-N-acetylmuramate:L-alanyl-gamma-D-glutamyl-meso-diaminopimelate ligase, with product MHIHILGICGTFMGGAAVLARQLGHKVTGCDANVYPPMSTLLESQGIEIIEGFDPEQLNPAPDLVVIGNAMSRGNPCVEYVLNNNLKYTSGPQWLQEFLLHDRWVLAVSGTHGKTTASSMLSWILEDCGYAPGFLVGGVLGNFGVSARLGESMFFVVEADEYDSAFFDKRSKFVHYHPRTLVMNNLEFDHADIFDDLEAIKRQFHHLVRTVPGNGRILSPSNDDGLKDVIKRGCWSELEYIGDDGHWKAEKVKKDGSHFQVYLDGQHHGDVVWDLVGDHNVNNALMAIAAARHVGVTPDLACEALGKFINTKRRLELKGEVKGIKVYDDFAHHPTAIDLTLEGLRNKVGDSKIIAVFEPRSSTMKMGVHKKTLAAAFKHADQVCLYQPSNIQWSVEEVAQQCPQPSYVDDNIDSFVEHIVAQAQTGDQILVMSNGGFEGIHAKLLQALQQK
- a CDS encoding DUF2799 domain-containing protein, whose product is MKQINVMKQALAIFALLVVAGCASHHSDTPNTADSQAWQSYGEQTAAKGLVEHSQHQLAKSSANLTDEAYMAYQEGYATGQKQYCSQNASWLGSTGQAYRGICDNIDPFFRQDYMAGVQSHAGGM
- a CDS encoding gamma-glutamylcyclotransferase family protein translates to MQHQVLVYGTLRQGESNHHLLSHSQFLGKVITQAQFQLFDLGPYPAAIKGEQALVAEVYLVDDETMKQLDILEDYPHEYDRELINTPYGHAWIYLYQNKSLLKKVLHSGDWCQRGDHSFG